A stretch of the Tannerella serpentiformis genome encodes the following:
- a CDS encoding META domain-containing protein has product MKTKFILWFSALFLLLIAGVGCEKDSPSELVGTWVLIGFGDVTGKTFREPEPRDCEKCYTISFLTNATFRGNTPTNDVVGTYTANGGVFRITNWGGTEVNEILDGPQYVEAMCKAFHYEIASEQLRLYYNEDKNYLLFKRKQQ; this is encoded by the coding sequence ATGAAGACGAAGTTCATTTTATGGTTTAGTGCACTCTTTCTTCTGCTGATAGCGGGGGTAGGGTGTGAGAAGGACTCTCCTTCTGAACTGGTCGGCACATGGGTGCTGATAGGTTTTGGAGATGTAACCGGCAAAACTTTCCGAGAACCTGAACCCAGAGATTGCGAGAAGTGCTATACAATCTCATTCCTAACGAATGCAACGTTCAGAGGGAATACCCCTACTAATGATGTAGTAGGAACATATACGGCAAATGGAGGCGTATTTCGCATCACGAATTGGGGCGGTACTGAGGTGAATGAGATATTAGATGGACCTCAATATGTCGAAGCCATGTGCAAAGCTTTCCACTACGAAATAGCTTCTGAACAACTTAGGTTGTACTATAATGAAGATAAGAATTACTTACTGTTCAAAAGAAAACAACAATGA
- a CDS encoding trypsin-like serine peptidase has product MILVNGTRYCTGSLINTTANDNRPLLLTAHHCLGGPGNNYIQYDAINNPALNHWSFYWHYEAPKCGNVSIEPPHLSTIGATVIANNEASDFALLRLAEDPRNKRGVTPYYLGWDRSGYPGTRGVGIHHPSGDVKKISTHNITPSNSNCFSSGEKNYNFWKINWMRTANGISVTEGGSSGSPLLNQQRRVIGQLYGPGTCPNPNCSDPSKDIAVAFTFLQGQVLLMERKISTAGLFSSVCRERFSFKSNLLYGCIFRSNLAKVG; this is encoded by the coding sequence ATGATATTGGTAAACGGTACCCGATATTGCACTGGTTCTCTAATCAATACTACAGCAAACGATAATCGCCCATTGCTTTTAACGGCACATCATTGTTTAGGTGGTCCCGGGAATAATTATATCCAATACGATGCAATCAATAATCCAGCTTTAAATCATTGGTCTTTTTATTGGCATTATGAGGCGCCCAAATGTGGTAATGTATCCATAGAACCGCCTCATTTATCAACTATAGGAGCTACAGTGATAGCAAACAACGAAGCCTCGGATTTTGCACTGTTAAGACTAGCCGAAGATCCTCGCAACAAACGAGGAGTAACACCTTACTATTTAGGCTGGGATCGTTCTGGGTACCCTGGAACGAGAGGAGTCGGTATTCATCATCCGAGTGGAGATGTGAAGAAAATATCTACACATAACATCACTCCCTCTAATTCTAATTGCTTCTCTTCAGGAGAAAAAAATTACAATTTCTGGAAGATAAATTGGATGAGAACAGCTAATGGAATTTCTGTTACAGAAGGTGGATCGTCTGGCTCTCCTTTGTTGAATCAGCAGAGAAGAGTTATCGGGCAACTTTATGGTCCAGGCACGTGTCCTAACCCAAATTGTTCAGATCCATCAAAGGATATTGCGGTTGCCTTTACTTTCTTGCAAGGTCAAGTCCTGCTGATGGAGCGAAAAATCTCCACCGCAGGGCTTTTCTCTTCTGTCTGCCGAGAACGGTTTTCATTCAAGTCCAATTTATTGTACGGTTGTATTTTTCGCTCCAACCTTGCGAAAGTAGGCTGA
- a CDS encoding transposase, protein MVVDSCKFFDVMTAKYTLKPTGKRKHRRDSMMSKTEVMLVMIPFHGSGYRCFIETVNDELKNISQVEHSIHRYFDRFIINLL, encoded by the coding sequence ATGGTAGTCGATTCCTGCAAGTTTTTTGATGTAATGACGGCAAAATATACGCTAAAACCTACCGGAAAACGAAAGCATCGTCGTGATTCTATGATGTCAAAGACAGAAGTTATGCTGGTAATGATTCCTTTCCACGGTTCTGGTTATCGCTGCTTTATTGAAACGGTGAATGATGAACTTAAGAACATTTCGCAGGTGGAACACTCCATACATAGATACTTTGACCGCTTCATCATCAACTTATTATAG